The Thermocrinis ruber genome has a window encoding:
- the murC gene encoding UDP-N-acetylmuramate--L-alanine ligase, protein MFREKIKNFHFVGIGGIGMSGIAQVLLQMGYRVSGSDLRENKNTELLRSMGAKVFIGHREENLGDAQVVVYSSAVSMDNPEVKGARERGIPAIPRGEMLAELFRLREGIAVCGSHGKTTTTSMIAHVMHEAGYDPTVIVGGILKRFGSNAKLGKDNLIVSEADESDGSFLKLHPTVAVITNIDREHLGFYKDLEDIKNAFLEFANSVPFYGFSVINLDDQNSRELLPKISRRVITYGVEEHAQVRAVGLTLKNGHYTFEVLHKDKPLGRVMLGVPGRHNVYNALACISVCLEMDIPPKVIFEALESFKNAERRLELKGEIKGCLVYDDYGHHPTEIRAVLNSLRELYPQKEIVLVFQPHRYSRTYYLFDEFAEVLKSADLCILTDIYSAGEENLWGVRAEDLAQKSGAIYLPTKEEVFSYLEENLRDCVLVFMGAGSIGKWAEEFLNERVVG, encoded by the coding sequence ATGTTCAGGGAAAAGATAAAAAACTTCCACTTTGTGGGTATTGGTGGGATAGGTATGAGCGGTATCGCGCAGGTGCTCTTGCAGATGGGCTACAGGGTCTCCGGCTCGGACCTAAGGGAGAACAAAAACACGGAACTTTTGAGGAGTATGGGGGCAAAGGTGTTTATAGGACACAGGGAGGAAAACTTGGGGGATGCGCAGGTGGTGGTTTATTCTTCGGCGGTTTCTATGGACAACCCGGAGGTGAAAGGGGCAAGGGAGAGGGGCATTCCTGCGATCCCTCGGGGGGAAATGTTGGCGGAGCTCTTTCGCCTGAGGGAGGGTATAGCGGTCTGTGGATCTCACGGAAAGACCACAACCACGTCAATGATAGCACATGTGATGCACGAGGCGGGCTACGACCCAACGGTTATAGTAGGTGGTATTCTAAAAAGGTTTGGTAGCAACGCAAAGCTTGGAAAGGACAACCTTATTGTCTCTGAGGCGGATGAAAGCGACGGTTCTTTTTTAAAACTGCATCCAACGGTTGCGGTGATCACCAACATAGACAGGGAGCATTTGGGCTTTTACAAGGACCTGGAGGATATAAAGAATGCCTTTTTGGAGTTTGCCAACAGCGTGCCCTTCTATGGCTTTTCCGTTATAAACTTGGATGACCAAAATAGCAGAGAACTTTTGCCGAAGATCTCAAGGAGGGTAATTACATACGGTGTTGAGGAGCACGCACAGGTTAGGGCTGTTGGGCTGACTTTGAAAAACGGACATTACACCTTTGAGGTGCTACACAAGGATAAACCTTTGGGCAGGGTAATGCTTGGAGTTCCGGGCAGGCACAATGTTTATAATGCCTTAGCTTGCATAAGCGTATGCTTAGAGATGGATATTCCACCAAAGGTGATTTTTGAGGCACTGGAGAGCTTTAAAAATGCGGAGAGAAGGTTAGAGCTAAAGGGCGAAATAAAGGGTTGTTTGGTCTATGACGATTACGGACACCATCCTACGGAAATAAGGGCTGTGCTGAATAGCCTGAGGGAGCTTTATCCTCAAAAGGAAATAGTCCTTGTCTTTCAACCACACAGGTATTCAAGGACCTACTATCTCTTTGATGAGTTTGCGGAGGTTTTAAAATCCGCAGACCTTTGCATCCTAACGGACATATACTCCGCCGGAGAGGAGAACCTTTGGGGTGTAAGGGCAGAGGACTTGGCTCAGAAAAGTGGAGCCATTTATTTACCCACCAAGGAGGAGGTGTTTTCCTATCTGGAGGAGAACTTAAGGGACTGTGTGCTGGTCTTTATGGGAGCGGGAAGCATTGGCAAGTGGGCGGAGGAATTTTTGAATGAAAGGGTTGTCGGGTAA
- a CDS encoding DUF202 domain-containing protein: MLIAKHLPSAKDARIYMSVERTYLGYIRFSLYTLSFAVFLRKLEALADITQKIHVSVFLETVAIALSIVGTFLIIAGILTFYSDIRYIEGGIEVSPKETTDPRIYMAAERTFLAWIRTSIALIVFGFVIEKFEFFLEQLEKVFNMSLKGDHRALAGVGVFIIFIGLFTLILGAINFYRTIKQVDMGYYRTNTWLYKIYGAVIFFACLVLTLYVLKII; this comes from the coding sequence ATGCTTATAGCTAAGCATCTTCCCTCCGCAAAAGATGCTCGCATATACATGTCTGTTGAAAGAACCTATTTAGGTTATATAAGGTTTTCCCTTTACACCCTGTCTTTTGCGGTTTTTCTGAGGAAGCTGGAGGCACTCGCAGATATAACGCAGAAGATACACGTATCCGTATTTTTGGAAACTGTGGCTATAGCTTTGTCCATAGTGGGCACTTTCCTTATAATCGCAGGCATTCTTACTTTTTATTCTGATATAAGATACATAGAAGGAGGTATAGAAGTGTCTCCGAAGGAAACCACTGACCCAAGGATCTATATGGCTGCGGAAAGGACATTCCTTGCATGGATAAGAACTTCTATAGCTTTAATAGTCTTTGGCTTTGTTATAGAAAAGTTTGAATTCTTCTTAGAACAGTTAGAGAAGGTTTTCAACATGTCCCTAAAGGGTGATCACAGGGCTCTTGCCGGTGTGGGAGTTTTCATAATATTTATAGGACTGTTCACGCTCATACTTGGTGCCATAAACTTTTATAGGACCATAAAGCAGGTGGACATGGGTTATTATAGAACAAACACGTGGCTTTATAAAATTTACGGTGCTGTAATATTCTTTGCGTGTTTGGTGCTAACCCTTTATGTTCTTAAGATCATTTAA
- a CDS encoding AAA domain-containing protein, translated as MINLEVDDLSDPKSVSLGQTFLNYDLFVKLSPDDEEDNSSSEKHLERVELIKEIEEKMEEAESITELRNIAIEYIPKIKEVFKPELEVKIIKNNEFEEGQKDIDYLRSIEDTFYADLCYIFLSNFPSEISTYNSLRLMIEEIEENRSFTNRALEKLFSAVFSSRSEKIQEIEKFRLGDLEYYLPIYLSKKQKEGLENAIRYEISYIQGPPGTGKSHVITALALLSILKGYKVLIVSQKAPAIKVLYEKLTEKLGKGDDYLPFIYYHDDYRGKLKEYISKLTSYNVHEYELLNLQTKLKNLEIRLNSSIEEYKRRLKQYKEILSLNYEFSDVRQSLARELEIFNRSFYEITRKIGLYSRNLNESFFDTNYRTFEVLENCGDTMLLRIRKRFLIKEIKKIDKDVDSNLLMRKPLSDYLAKLRNVLANYKKLVNIRNKIQTKTDPNELKEELEVRRKQIMEDAQEYLRLLNQKRIFENAREYLTDLNTFKQILHYQKVDRIKKAKDNVNWANLLEVFNIWIVDIPSVDRVLPMEPELFDLVVVDESSQVNLAQVIPVFYRAKRICVVGDHKQLSLESTGLGFEISNKLDSYTWEKYKPANLSYEEAKEKRITLTKASILDFLREK; from the coding sequence GTGATTAATTTAGAAGTAGATGACCTAAGCGACCCAAAATCCGTAAGCTTGGGACAGACCTTTTTAAACTACGACCTATTCGTAAAACTTTCTCCTGATGACGAAGAAGATAACTCTTCATCCGAAAAACATCTGGAGCGTGTAGAGCTTATAAAGGAAATTGAAGAAAAAATGGAGGAAGCTGAGTCAATAACAGAACTGAGAAACATAGCCATTGAATACATTCCCAAAATAAAAGAAGTGTTTAAACCAGAACTTGAAGTGAAAATAATAAAGAACAATGAGTTTGAAGAAGGTCAAAAAGATATAGACTATTTGAGAAGCATAGAGGATACTTTTTATGCGGATTTATGCTATATTTTCCTTTCCAATTTTCCGTCAGAAATCTCCACATACAATTCTTTAAGGCTTATGATAGAGGAAATTGAAGAAAACAGAAGCTTTACAAACAGGGCTTTAGAAAAGCTATTCAGTGCGGTATTCTCTTCCAGATCAGAAAAAATACAAGAAATAGAAAAATTTAGGTTGGGAGATTTGGAATATTACTTACCGATATATCTTTCTAAAAAGCAAAAAGAGGGATTGGAGAATGCCATTCGCTATGAGATTTCTTACATTCAAGGACCACCTGGCACTGGTAAAAGCCATGTTATAACCGCTTTGGCACTTTTGAGTATTCTTAAAGGCTACAAAGTTTTAATAGTTTCCCAAAAAGCTCCCGCCATAAAGGTTTTATACGAAAAGCTAACGGAAAAGCTTGGGAAGGGAGACGATTATTTACCGTTTATCTATTACCATGACGATTACAGAGGGAAGCTTAAAGAATACATTTCCAAGCTAACATCGTATAATGTTCATGAATATGAACTACTTAATCTTCAAACTAAGTTAAAGAACTTAGAAATCAGACTCAATTCAAGCATAGAGGAGTACAAGAGAAGGCTTAAGCAGTACAAGGAAATATTGAGTTTAAACTATGAATTTTCGGATGTTAGGCAGAGCTTAGCAAGGGAATTGGAAATATTCAACAGAAGCTTTTATGAAATAACCAGAAAGATAGGTTTGTATAGTAGAAATTTGAATGAAAGCTTTTTTGATACAAATTATAGAACTTTTGAAGTACTGGAAAACTGCGGAGATACAATGCTTTTGCGAATAAGAAAGAGATTCCTTATAAAGGAAATCAAAAAGATTGATAAAGATGTGGATAGCAATCTGTTAATGAGGAAGCCGTTGTCTGATTACTTAGCTAAGCTTAGAAATGTCCTTGCCAATTACAAAAAATTGGTTAATATTCGTAACAAAATTCAAACTAAAACTGACCCAAATGAGCTGAAGGAAGAGCTTGAGGTTCGCCGTAAGCAAATAATGGAAGATGCACAAGAATATTTAAGACTGCTTAACCAGAAAAGGATATTTGAAAATGCAAGGGAATACCTAACTGACTTAAACACTTTTAAACAGATTTTGCACTATCAAAAGGTTGATAGGATAAAAAAGGCAAAGGATAACGTAAACTGGGCTAATCTGTTAGAGGTTTTTAACATTTGGATTGTAGATATCCCCAGCGTGGACAGAGTACTCCCTATGGAGCCTGAGCTGTTTGATCTGGTAGTGGTTGATGAGTCCTCTCAGGTAAATCTGGCACAGGTTATCCCTGTTTTTTACAGGGCGAAAAGGATTTGTGTTGTTGGAGACCACAAGCAATTGAGCCTTGAATCCACTGGGCTTGGATTTGAGATAAGCAACAAGCTTGATTCATACACTTGGGAAAAATATAAGCCTGCAAACCTGAGTTATGAAGAAGCGAAGGAAAAGAGAATAACCCTTACTAAGGCGTCTATCCTTGACTTTTTGAGGGAAAAATAA
- a CDS encoding AAA domain-containing protein, which produces MLDEHFRSVPSLARFTNREFYENKLSIMTEKPEYELYKNFKHIETGGRRYGSSKFVIEEEEKVFEIIKSLLSSRSYQEVQLPDYVPEEFTIGVVCFTREQSERIKIRLFEEGIGERVYAGTPEELQGHEFDVVIISMALDKASNRSKNHYENKNRFNVATSRAKYFTFLVYGGLPENFDLTKRYIAHFSEEKPNVALDEDNIHFSRFKFESELEEFVYERCLVPLKESFKREYGVDIEIYNQYKTCGYRLDFVLYNKHNKKFVALEVDGPHHFEGDGLHSYADWHVERIEKLKWAGWNIINTPYYKWYSEGWLDQDHPTVKGELERIRKELEHYLL; this is translated from the coding sequence ATGTTGGACGAACATTTCAGGTCTGTTCCCTCTCTCGCAAGGTTCACCAACAGAGAATTTTACGAAAACAAACTGTCCATAATGACAGAAAAACCCGAGTACGAGCTTTATAAAAACTTCAAGCACATAGAAACAGGAGGGCGTAGGTATGGAAGTTCAAAATTTGTTATAGAAGAAGAGGAAAAGGTTTTTGAGATCATAAAGAGCCTTCTAAGCTCAAGGAGCTATCAGGAGGTTCAGTTGCCTGATTATGTCCCAGAGGAATTCACCATAGGGGTTGTTTGCTTTACAAGGGAACAATCGGAAAGAATAAAAATAAGACTTTTTGAAGAAGGAATTGGAGAAAGAGTTTATGCAGGCACTCCAGAGGAACTTCAGGGTCATGAGTTTGATGTGGTAATAATTTCAATGGCACTGGATAAGGCAAGTAACAGGAGTAAAAACCACTATGAAAACAAAAACAGGTTTAACGTGGCAACAAGTAGGGCTAAGTATTTTACCTTTTTAGTCTATGGAGGTTTGCCGGAAAACTTTGATTTAACTAAAAGATACATAGCCCACTTTAGTGAAGAAAAACCCAATGTGGCTTTGGATGAGGATAACATCCACTTTAGTCGGTTTAAATTTGAATCGGAGCTTGAAGAGTTTGTTTATGAAAGGTGTTTAGTGCCCTTAAAAGAAAGCTTCAAGCGGGAATATGGAGTAGACATTGAAATATACAACCAATATAAAACCTGTGGTTATAGGTTGGACTTTGTTCTTTACAATAAACACAATAAAAAATTTGTTGCTTTAGAGGTTGATGGTCCTCATCACTTTGAGGGGGATGGATTGCATAGCTATGCGGACTGGCACGTGGAAAGGATAGAAAAACTAAAGTGGGCTGGCTGGAACATAATAAACACGCCCTATTATAAGTGGTATTCGGAGGGCTGGTTGGACCAAGACCATCCCACCGTGAAGGGAGAGTTAGAAAGGATAAGGAAAGAATTGGAGCATTATCTCCTATAG
- a CDS encoding aconitate hydratase — protein MAKGTVAYKILESHLVSGKLIPGEEIAIKIDQTLTQDATGTMAYLQFEAMGVDRVKTELSVSYIDHNMLQTDYKNPDDHKYLMSVAKRYGIWLSKPGNGICHQVHLERFAKPGKTLLGSDSHTPTAGGMGMIAIGAGGLEVASAMAGEPFYLKMPKIVGVHLKGKLPDWVTAKDIILELLRRLTVKGGVGKIFEYFGEGIKELSVPERATITNMGAELGATTSIFPSDEITRAYLRAQGREEDWVEILPDPDAEYDEIIEIDLSQLEPLIACPHSPDNVVPVREVEGIKVDQVVIGSCTNSSFVDLTRAAKILEGRKVHPDVIFAVAPGSKQALELITQNGALLTFLKAGARILESACGPCIGMGFAPPSGGVSVRSFNRNFEGRSGTPDAKVYLASPEVCVACAIAGEIIDPRKLGIPWVKVEMPERFPYGDEAFIEPLPEEEAKKVEIYRGPNIKPLPEFDELPESIEGEVSLIVGDNITTDHIMPAGAKILPLRSNIYAISEYVYHYVDPDFVRRAKEIRDQKGKANIIVGGENYGQGSSREHAALAPRFLGVRAVIAKSFARIHHANLVNFGIVPLEFKHKEDYNKFSLGDELFIPDLKNRLQEGKEIVVINKTTGEEIVCTYNLTSKQISVLLKGGLLNWIKSKQGVKV, from the coding sequence ATGGCAAAGGGAACGGTAGCTTACAAAATTCTTGAAAGCCATTTGGTGAGCGGTAAGCTCATACCTGGCGAGGAGATTGCCATCAAGATAGACCAGACCCTCACCCAGGATGCCACCGGAACTATGGCATACCTGCAGTTTGAGGCGATGGGTGTGGATAGGGTAAAGACGGAACTCTCGGTAAGCTACATAGACCACAACATGCTACAGACCGACTACAAGAACCCCGATGACCATAAATACCTTATGAGCGTGGCAAAAAGATACGGTATTTGGCTATCCAAGCCTGGCAACGGTATATGCCACCAGGTGCACTTGGAAAGGTTTGCCAAGCCCGGAAAGACACTGCTTGGCTCCGATTCCCACACTCCCACCGCCGGTGGCATGGGCATGATTGCCATAGGTGCCGGTGGTCTTGAGGTAGCAAGCGCAATGGCAGGAGAGCCCTTTTATCTGAAGATGCCCAAGATCGTAGGCGTCCATCTGAAGGGCAAACTACCCGATTGGGTTACCGCCAAGGACATTATCCTTGAGCTTCTGCGTAGGCTCACAGTAAAGGGTGGTGTGGGCAAAATCTTTGAATACTTTGGAGAGGGTATAAAGGAGCTCTCCGTTCCGGAGAGGGCTACCATCACCAATATGGGTGCGGAACTTGGTGCCACCACCTCGATCTTTCCCTCCGACGAGATCACAAGGGCATACCTGAGAGCCCAAGGAAGGGAGGAGGATTGGGTAGAAATCCTTCCGGACCCCGATGCAGAGTACGACGAGATTATAGAGATAGACCTGTCCCAACTTGAGCCACTGATTGCTTGTCCCCACTCTCCGGACAATGTGGTGCCCGTCAGGGAGGTGGAAGGTATAAAGGTAGATCAGGTGGTAATAGGTTCTTGCACCAACTCTTCCTTTGTGGACCTAACACGCGCTGCCAAGATTTTGGAAGGTAGAAAGGTTCATCCTGATGTGATCTTTGCGGTAGCCCCAGGTTCCAAACAAGCCCTTGAGTTGATCACCCAAAATGGTGCCCTTTTGACCTTTCTAAAGGCTGGTGCGAGGATATTGGAAAGTGCCTGCGGTCCCTGTATAGGCATGGGTTTTGCACCTCCCTCCGGTGGTGTTTCCGTAAGGAGTTTTAACAGGAACTTTGAGGGTAGGTCCGGCACACCCGACGCAAAGGTGTACCTTGCATCCCCCGAGGTCTGCGTAGCCTGCGCCATTGCAGGAGAGATCATAGACCCAAGGAAGTTGGGTATTCCGTGGGTCAAGGTGGAAATGCCAGAAAGGTTCCCCTACGGCGACGAAGCCTTTATAGAGCCACTACCGGAGGAAGAAGCCAAAAAGGTAGAAATATACAGAGGACCCAACATAAAACCACTGCCAGAGTTTGATGAACTACCAGAAAGCATAGAAGGAGAGGTTTCCCTCATAGTGGGAGACAACATCACCACCGACCACATAATGCCCGCCGGTGCCAAGATCCTACCTCTGCGTTCCAACATCTACGCCATAAGCGAGTATGTATATCACTACGTAGACCCAGACTTTGTAAGAAGAGCGAAGGAAATCAGGGACCAAAAGGGCAAGGCAAACATCATAGTAGGCGGAGAGAACTACGGACAGGGTTCTTCCCGAGAGCATGCTGCGTTGGCTCCGAGGTTCTTGGGAGTTAGGGCTGTTATAGCAAAGTCCTTTGCCCGTATTCATCACGCCAACCTGGTCAACTTTGGTATAGTGCCCCTCGAGTTCAAACACAAAGAGGACTACAACAAGTTCTCTCTGGGCGATGAACTTTTTATCCCAGACCTTAAAAATAGGCTACAGGAAGGTAAAGAAATCGTGGTTATAAACAAAACCACTGGAGAGGAAATAGTTTGCACATACAACCTCACTTCAAAGCAGATTTCTGTGCTCCTCAAAGGTGGTCTCTTGAACTGGATCAAAAGCAAGCAGGGGGTAAAGGTATGA
- a CDS encoding malate dehydrogenase, whose translation MKLRKVVSVVGAGNVGEHTAALLALRGLVDVRMFDLPKKDGDRIIEPVKGKALDIQQMLSALNIDGKVEGYTVSADGEGYQALEGSDIVVITAGFPRRPGMSREDLLEKNISILSVIASKIKEYAKDAIVIVVTNPVDLMTYAVYKLLGFEPQRVMGMAGVLDSARFKTFISKEIDVSPQDIHAYVIGGHGDEMVPLISISNVGGIPLKDLLSKEKLQELIKRTQFGGGEIVDLMGTSAYHAPAASIVEMVEAIVTNNKRILPCSVYLDGEVGEYYGVKGACVGVPVKLGNCGVEEVIKIPMLPEEREMWERSVQSVLKNLKVVDELLKVMV comes from the coding sequence ATGAAGCTAAGAAAGGTAGTTTCTGTGGTAGGTGCGGGGAATGTAGGGGAGCATACCGCCGCCCTCCTTGCCCTAAGGGGGCTTGTGGATGTGCGTATGTTTGACTTACCCAAAAAGGACGGAGACAGAATAATAGAACCCGTTAAAGGAAAAGCCCTTGACATTCAGCAGATGCTCTCCGCCCTCAACATTGACGGCAAAGTGGAAGGATACACTGTAAGCGCAGATGGAGAAGGTTACCAAGCCTTAGAGGGCTCCGACATAGTGGTTATAACCGCAGGCTTTCCAAGAAGACCGGGTATGTCAAGGGAAGACCTCTTGGAAAAGAACATATCCATCCTCTCGGTTATAGCCAGCAAAATAAAGGAATACGCTAAGGATGCCATAGTGATAGTGGTAACCAACCCAGTGGACCTGATGACCTACGCGGTTTACAAACTGCTGGGCTTTGAACCTCAAAGGGTCATGGGGATGGCGGGCGTTTTGGATTCAGCCCGCTTTAAAACCTTCATCTCAAAGGAGATAGACGTATCTCCCCAAGATATTCACGCCTACGTGATAGGAGGCCACGGTGACGAGATGGTTCCCTTGATCTCCATATCCAACGTAGGTGGCATACCCTTAAAGGACCTGCTAAGCAAAGAAAAGCTTCAGGAACTTATAAAAAGAACTCAGTTTGGTGGTGGTGAGATAGTGGACCTAATGGGTACCTCCGCCTATCATGCTCCCGCTGCGTCCATAGTGGAGATGGTGGAAGCCATAGTAACAAACAACAAACGCATACTGCCCTGCTCCGTCTATCTTGATGGAGAAGTGGGAGAGTATTATGGAGTGAAGGGTGCCTGCGTGGGTGTGCCAGTCAAGCTTGGCAACTGCGGAGTGGAAGAGGTCATCAAAATCCCCATGCTACCGGAAGAGCGCGAAATGTGGGAAAGGTCCGTTCAGTCGGTGTTAAAGAACTTAAAGGTGGTGGATGAACTCTTGAAGGTTATGGTTTAA
- a CDS encoding tetratricopeptide repeat protein codes for MVFLPWRYLVPPVLLLLGVGLFILYKDWEKKRNFEVSYLEWEIRRLMQSGEEEKAKKLIEEGLKKGGAFKPLLLSYALDGKEDSKKLLEIISSLKDDQIKSLYTEMLAFAYYKEGQKEKALGVLNSIGKDSFNYYSAQLLKAQVLLESNRKEEAKKVLESILKEAKGTYWSNLAQALLMEM; via the coding sequence ATGGTGTTTTTACCTTGGAGGTATCTGGTCCCACCTGTCCTTTTGCTTTTAGGGGTGGGACTATTCATCCTTTACAAGGATTGGGAAAAAAAGAGGAACTTTGAGGTATCTTACCTTGAGTGGGAGATAAGAAGGTTGATGCAATCGGGGGAGGAGGAGAAGGCTAAGAAGCTAATAGAGGAAGGACTGAAAAAGGGTGGTGCCTTTAAGCCCCTCCTTCTATCTTACGCCTTGGATGGAAAGGAAGATAGTAAAAAACTTTTGGAGATAATTTCATCCCTGAAGGATGATCAAATAAAGTCCTTATACACCGAGATGCTCGCCTTTGCATACTACAAGGAAGGACAAAAAGAGAAAGCCCTCGGCGTTCTCAACTCTATAGGAAAAGACAGCTTTAACTACTACTCTGCCCAACTGCTTAAGGCACAAGTGCTCTTAGAAAGCAACAGGAAAGAGGAGGCAAAGAAGGTCTTAGAGTCCATCCTCAAAGAGGCAAAGGGAACTTATTGGTCTAACTTAGCCCAAGCCCTTTTAATGGAGATGTAG
- the glyS gene encoding glycine--tRNA ligase subunit beta, with protein sequence MKLLIEIGTEELPAGVINLALESLKEGIEKLLGVKVIKTYGTPRRLAILTEDFENTPTEKEEIIVGPPVSVAYENGKPTKALLGFLQKVSATQEEVIEVQKGEGRYVAVRRVQREKTPLEKLKEEFEGLLQSIPFPKRMRWNSEGLTFSRPIRWLCALYGEEVVPLQFGKVKADRITYGHRFLHGGPLVLKNAEEYEEKLKSAYVIPDFKERLGMVLEMLREEAYALGCTPQYPEGLPEEVANLLEFPFSVVGSFEEKYLELPEKILITVLAHHQRFFCLANQEGKLVPYFVAFSGNTPNDLIKTGYERVVRARLEDALFFYREDLKTPLENLVDGLKGVIFHPKAGSMWEKTQRLMELSERIARALGFGEDVVKKVKRAAFLSKADLLTNMVKELDELQGYMGMVYAKAFGEEEEVAKAIYEHYLPKSATDPLPEGAVSQILSLADKLDNIATLLSVGEMPSGSSDPYGLRRSAYGIFAILDNGGYNLNLREVLGSVPQGFEEFMKNRLEAYLEPYGYDVVRAVLEVKDPLKPLEAIRLVQMLANLKETEKFKDVVEAYRRVVKILPKGWEDDRVEEDLMKEKEERELWEKVKSLEGERLEPLDLWDLKEPIDRFFDKVLVMDKDQEVRRNRLALLFRIKKLFNRFGDFEKIVLEV encoded by the coding sequence ATGAAGCTCCTGATTGAAATAGGAACAGAAGAACTGCCCGCGGGGGTTATAAACCTAGCCCTAGAGAGCCTCAAGGAGGGCATCGAAAAACTCTTAGGGGTAAAGGTTATAAAAACCTACGGCACCCCCCGGCGTTTAGCCATTCTAACAGAAGACTTTGAAAACACACCAACAGAAAAAGAGGAGATCATAGTTGGTCCTCCCGTTAGCGTAGCTTACGAGAATGGGAAACCCACAAAGGCGCTTTTGGGATTTTTGCAAAAGGTCTCTGCCACTCAAGAGGAAGTGATAGAGGTTCAAAAGGGAGAGGGAAGGTATGTGGCTGTTCGTAGGGTTCAAAGGGAAAAGACGCCCTTGGAGAAATTGAAAGAGGAGTTTGAAGGGCTCTTACAATCTATTCCTTTTCCCAAAAGGATGCGTTGGAATTCAGAGGGTTTGACCTTTTCAAGACCTATCCGGTGGTTGTGTGCCCTCTACGGAGAGGAGGTTGTCCCACTTCAATTTGGTAAGGTGAAGGCGGACAGGATCACATACGGTCATAGATTTTTGCATGGTGGTCCCTTAGTTCTCAAAAATGCGGAGGAGTATGAAGAAAAGCTAAAAAGTGCTTACGTGATTCCAGACTTTAAAGAGAGACTGGGCATGGTCTTAGAAATGTTAAGGGAAGAAGCTTACGCCTTAGGTTGCACGCCCCAGTATCCAGAGGGTCTTCCGGAGGAGGTGGCAAACCTCCTTGAGTTTCCCTTCTCTGTGGTAGGAAGCTTTGAGGAAAAGTATTTGGAACTACCCGAGAAGATTTTGATTACAGTCCTTGCCCACCATCAGAGGTTTTTCTGCCTTGCCAACCAAGAGGGTAAACTGGTGCCTTACTTTGTAGCCTTCAGCGGTAATACTCCAAACGATTTGATAAAGACAGGCTACGAGAGGGTTGTAAGGGCAAGGCTTGAGGATGCCCTTTTCTTCTACAGGGAGGACTTAAAGACCCCCTTGGAAAATCTGGTGGATGGGCTAAAGGGTGTGATCTTTCACCCAAAGGCGGGCAGTATGTGGGAGAAGACCCAAAGGCTTATGGAACTCTCAGAGAGGATCGCACGAGCCCTTGGCTTTGGGGAGGATGTTGTAAAAAAAGTAAAAAGGGCTGCATTCCTTTCAAAGGCGGACCTGCTCACCAACATGGTAAAGGAGCTGGATGAGCTTCAGGGCTACATGGGTATGGTTTATGCAAAGGCTTTTGGAGAAGAGGAGGAGGTAGCTAAAGCCATCTACGAGCATTATCTCCCCAAAAGCGCCACAGACCCCTTGCCCGAGGGTGCGGTTTCTCAAATTCTCTCCTTGGCGGACAAGTTGGATAACATAGCAACCCTTTTGAGTGTGGGCGAGATGCCCTCCGGTAGCTCGGACCCGTACGGACTAAGGCGCAGTGCCTATGGCATTTTTGCAATCCTTGATAACGGAGGTTATAACTTGAACCTGAGGGAGGTGCTGGGCTCTGTCCCACAGGGTTTTGAGGAGTTCATGAAAAACAGGCTGGAAGCCTACTTGGAGCCATATGGCTACGATGTTGTAAGGGCTGTTTTGGAGGTGAAGGATCCACTAAAACCATTGGAGGCAATAAGGCTAGTACAGATGCTTGCCAATTTGAAAGAAACGGAAAAATTTAAAGATGTAGTAGAAGCCTACAGGAGGGTCGTTAAAATTCTTCCCAAGGGGTGGGAAGATGACCGTGTTGAGGAGGACCTTATGAAGGAGAAAGAGGAGAGGGAACTTTGGGAAAAGGTAAAGAGCTTGGAGGGTGAAAGGCTTGAACCATTGGACCTTTGGGACCTCAAGGAACCCATAGACCGCTTCTTTGATAAGGTTCTTGTTATGGATAAAGATCAAGAAGTTAGAAGAAATAGATTAGCCCTTCTGTTTAGAATAAAAAAACTTTTTAACCGCTTTGGAGATTTTGAAAAAATAGTTTTGGAGGTGTAG